The genomic window TTGTTCACAATCGGCCTGATTCCCGCAACTTCCTCCTGTTTTTTCTCAGTGAAATTACTGTTGCAACTTTCTTCTAATTCCCTTGAGTAATTTTGAGAACACACCAGTACATCCATATTTCATTAAGCATTGTGTTAGTTGGATGCCATTTGATATTATGCCTCTATGCCAAACGTTAGAAGTTGCAACTAGTCCCTCTCCCTCTTATTATCTAAGATTATCTTGATTTGGTAGTGTTATGTGTTGTTCATAGGATTCTTATGGTGTATGATTCAGAATTTTCTCAAAAAGATCTCATACTGTCCCTATTGTATATTTTCGTAGTTTATTGAGTGCTTTTCGCAGAACATATATTTTTGAGGAAGTTTTGATCAAGGCATCTGCTCAGTAAAATGATGTCCAGCGAAATTATATGTGTCATAAGATAAGAGTATGCTGGGTGAACCCTAGGAGTGATTCTGACTTGCTTAGATATTTTTTTGAATTGCAGTCTGAATGTGTTCAGCCTGCCCCCTCGACAGTGAGGATCAGCACAGAGCTGCACACATTGAAAGGGGTACTAAGTAATCAGGTCGATTATGCTAGATTGTCGATGCCTTTTGTGTCCCAAGCATTTCTTGCAGCAGGAATGAAGCACCACGTCTGTGCTCCATATGAGATGATGCCTTTGCTGCataaatgatactccctccgatccaaaaaagtttcgtggttttagttcaaatttgaactaaagtcatgattggatcggagggagtatgttttataGCAGTCGTCCACTAGTCCATTACTATTCATGTGAATAGTACCATATGTCCATAGTCAATTAATAGTGGAGATGATGATAGTAGGCTATTTGGTCAGTATGGATATCTGTTTAATTTTGAAAGAGATTGGTTTAGTTCGGAAGATAAAGATATGATTTGTTAGGAAAGTTGGGATTCTATTTTTAGGCATCAAGTCGTGTCTTTTCTATAAAAGGGACAACATGTATCCTGTACTGATTTTGAAAGAATGATCATAAACTAGTAAAGATCCAATGTCCGTCCTGAACCTTTTCTTCCTCATCCCTGGTGCTGTGGCCATGTGCCGCTATGTTTTTAAGGTGGTAAGGCGAGGCGAGGCGCTGGGGGGGCGCCCCACCGCCTAAGCGCTAAAGCGTAAGGCGAGGTGACGCCTTAGACGTATGCATATATAATATATGACAGCCAATTAGAAGATTTAACAACTAGCATTAACTTAATAAATtgtacatacatatataatagATGGCAGTCAATTAGGAGATTTAACAACTAGCATTAACATATAAACTGTTACCAAAGCATAGGCCTCAAATTATCTTGTGTACATGACAGAACGGCGCCTTTGAACTTCAGCTTCATCCTCCTCATCAATATATCGCTCTGTAGCTTTAAACTTTCCACTGTTTAAGGAATTGCGCATCTCTATCCTAATCTCCATGGATGCCTCGGGACACTTATCCGCATCACTGGAACCCCCAGAAAGGTGCTGCTTCAGCCTTTTCACTCCAGCATGGATTATCTTGCCACATAATGTACACTGGAGTAAATCTTTCCTCTCTAAATCCGGCCAAAGCCCATACTTCCAAGCTGGATCGTCAGATCTAGCTCTTCTCCTGATTCATCAGAGCAGGGACACCTGACCAGTGGCTACTGCAGCAACACTGAGAGAAGGCCAATCAGTTGTCAAAGAAAAAGAGAGAACCAAAGCATTAGAGCAACCAGATCAAGCACGGGGAAGGAGAGAAGCGGTGGTGTGGCTGCTGGATGGAAGAAAGAGAAGAGAcaagagccagaggaggagggagaagagctGCAGCCGGACAGGAGCCAGGAGCCATACCTTGTTCTGGTGCTGATCTGGTGGAAGAGGGTTGCGCCAGAGGAGAAGAGGGAAGAGCTGCAACtcgagagggggagggggaggagctgtAGCCGGAGAGGAGGAAGCTGGCGCAGATCTGAGGAGGAAGCCGCCGCCAGAGGAAACAGGAGAGAGACCTCTCGCCTGGAGACTAGGATTTGCACGATTGGttcgattctctctctctctctctctttcccctcctTGTAACTGTTCGCGCGTGGGCCAATATTTCCCGCGCTTGTGTTCCCGCGTGGGCCAGTTTTTCCTGCTGGAGTCTCTGTTTCCCCTGCCTGACAAACCAGAGCGTCTGATTTGGGCCAAGGCGTGCAAGGCGGGGCTAAGGCGGACGATTCAGACGCCCTACAGCCCAAGGCGGACGCCTTACTCAATAAACTAAGGCGAGTACGACGCCTTGTCATCTGGGGGCGCCCTGACGCCAAAGCGTCGCCTAAGCGACGCCTCAGGGACGCCTTAAAAACAGAGATGTGCCGTTCGACTCTTGTCCCTTGGAGCTGTACTCACCTTCTATGAACGAACCTCTGTTCTAGGGCCATTATCCACCATGATACCGAGGAAACCACCACTTATGTACTCAGTTTTGGTTCTACTAAGCCTAAAGTCTGTCTCCACAACTAACTTTCTACTAGCTAATTGCCCGTGTGTTGTTGCAACAGGGGCATACATATTCTAGTGGTTCAACATCAGTCGTTCTGACATAAATCTTACACCCATCATATTCTAGATTTTGGTAAGAATTGATTTGATTGTAGTTTGGGGTAGGGGAAGGCAAAGAAAGTTCTAATTTATTGAggttttggtaagatttgatttgggtatgggtaggggaaggcaaggaaagttttgatttagttgaggttttggtaaagatttgatttGGTTGAGTTAATGCAGGACGCGGGGGAGGGGGATCGAGGAGAGGGGGGATTGAGTTAATGTGCATGCGGTTTTTAGGAAGAAAATCGTAAATACCAGGTGGGAGGGGATTACATTGGAGAGAATGGAAGAAAGGGTCAAAACCTTGGAAGCGATGCGAACTTGCCAACTCCCCTTTAATAGTACTACCTCCCTCCGGGTTTTTTGGGCCCCAGGGCCAAAGCGCAGGGACCAAGGCATACACGTTTCTAGGCGCAATTAACATCATGCACATCAATTTAGGCCCCTTGGTGCAGTCCTATTTTAATTGGAAAGTCATCAGTGTCGCCATCACTTGTTCggacacttgtcacaacattattgtacatgtccttgatgagggtaatgtactttctTGGGACTTTATGTTTcttcaaggcccaccacatgacattccgcggtatcttagcgtaggccttgcctcctttcatccttctTAAAATCTCAAAAATAGACGATGCgctgaaatatttttcaaatagtGGGTTCTATTCCTATTTTCTCAAACCTGTCAAATCGTGTAATCTTTGTTAATCTTTTGTCCCATTACAGGTGCCAATTCCTCTGCTAAAGGACAAAATAGCTACCGTAACTGGAGTCTTGTCTGAACAACAACGTCTGATTTGTCGTGGGAGAGTCTTGAAGGATGATGAACTTCTCTCTGCTTATCGTATCCTCATGTACTTTTGACTTGCATTCTTATATTTCTTGTCTTAACTATTGTTTACTTGATCAATGGACGTCATTTCTGGCAGAGGTTATCATTAGATGCAATCCAGTGCACATTATTTTTTCTTAGGAAAATGCAAAACTTTGTTTCTCGATGCAATTAATTGAAATCAGATAGTTACATTAGAAGTCTAGGATCCAGGTTATGAATGCCAGACAACTCAGCCCTCATGTTACATTCTCCATACTTGCAAAAGCTGTTGGACACATGCAACGCCTGCCAATGCCCATTCCCTTGCCTCCGGCTGGATCTTTTATCCAATGCATAATATGTCTGTCAGTTTGCCATTAAATATTCGCCCATTGCGAACGAACAATATCATAAGAAAATCAGGTTAATATTGAGTATTATAATGGAGTATTTACTCCATTTACAGTTTTTTATCTTTAGTTTCACAAGATTTTTAGAGGATGTTAGTCACATTGTTGGAATTTATGACGCTCCATTTGGAATTGTTTTGGTATACACTTCTAACATGTTTGCGGTTTCTGTTGCAGCAGCAAATTTCTTTCCTTTTATGTTTATGTCTGTACCATTATGCAAAGTCATGAATATGAATACTTTGCTCATGTCTTCACTCCTGTCATGAGAAGTTCCTAAAACCCAACTAAAGTCTCCTTTGGATCATGCCAACAAAATGGTATATGTGTCGTGTGTCAAGTTGTATTTAGATTCAACCCTGTAACTATTACTCCTTAACAGTAGTTTTTAGATGTTGAAGATGGCCATACATTGCATCTTGTTGTTAGACAACCAGGCCAGCCAGCTGCATCAGGAAATGCAGGAAATGAAGGTATGTGGAGTTTTTCAATTGTACAGTATGAATGTTTTGCTGATTGAAAGCTTTTTTTTAACATACATGGCTATCTTTGTATCTGTGCTATTTAGTCTTTTTTAGTTTGGAGTGCTTGAATACTTTGTAAGCTTCTTCAGTTGGAAATAGTTTCCTAGTCATAACTGGAGTTTGTGCTATATGTTGAATCTCTTGCATTATGTTATTCTTGTTTTTGTTGTGTCTGGACAGAGCTAGTGACCATTCTATAACGGTGTAGTGAAGCAGGTGTTGTGACCTATGTGTCATTGTGATTGTTGGCACATACAGTTCTGGTTGTTTAGTTGCAAAATAGTAATGTTCAAAAAATCGTCAAGCTTAAGTGAACCAAAAAGGCCAAAGCTTAGAGCAATGGGCGCTTAAGCGTTTTTTAAAGTTTGGCTGTTTTTGAATAATATGCACAGGAAAGTAGGAAACAAAATACATAGGTAACTCAAATAGCATCTAAAATGCAGTTCACACCATAGCAAAAGGTTCACACAGCAAGCAAAATAGCAGCTAAAAGCCTAAACTGCAGTTCAGTTCAAACAGACATATCCTAATAATAAGATAAATGGCATGTTGCGGTCAATTGCGCAAGCAGCCAATCAGAAGCATGCTTCCAATTCCATTCCATGACAATCATGGATCAGTCCTCATCCACATAGGTGTGTCCAGTCACCacttcatcttcatcatcctcgtaATCTGTGTCCTCCGAATCTGTCTCCTCTGGTTCTTCTGTGTCAGACTCAAActcttcatcatgaagatctgttTCATCTGACCATTCTGCAAGTACTCTGAGGTGTGAGCTTGTTGCCCTCATCGTATGGTCATTTTGGATGATAATCTGTAAACATCCGCAGTTACTATTTTTAGATTGTTACAGCCTGTGGCATAGGTAGACTAACCAGGCACAGTACAGTAGGGAATATGATTTTTTGTATCTTAGGACTCACACTTCCATGTTCTCAGTCTGAATACGAACTTCTTTTTTATTGGAAATAACTTCTGTTCCTTTATGAACTGTCAAAATATTTCAGCTAGTGTACCAAATTCAACTCGTCGTCATGGTCGCACAGTTCGCAGTATTGTGCTTGAGGCTGTAGATTTGGACCAGGGTAGTGAATTCTCTAGCATTGCCCAGGTAATTCAACATGCTCCTTATATTCTAGTTGTTCTAATTCAAGAATATCTGTATTTAGCATATATGACTGAGGTTTTGTTCAAATTGCCTCTATTCTTCTTTTGGCAGATTCTCCAGAGTATGTTGACCAGCCCACAAGTTCAGGTAATCCAGCATTCTCAAAATACTTCTTTAGATCAGATCTTTAGGATCTTATTTGGGATTAACTATTTTAATGCCAGGGTGGATCAGCACCTTCTGATACCAGACCTTCAGAACCTATGCAATCTTCATTCCCAAATGATGTCAGGGTCGAACTTGATCAACAGCAGGCTTCTCTGCATTTCCCTGAAGCGGCAGTTGGATCATCAATGCCAAATGTAAATCTTTGCTTTGTCTTTCATCCTCATTGCACGCCTGGTGAGGATGTAATGTCACATTGTCACTAACATACTCTATCTTTTGCAGGTCATCCCTGATTCCGTGAGTACAATTTCTCAGTACATTAACTTTATGAGGGACTCGTTTAGGAGGGAAGGCTTCAATGGAAATGGTTTGACTGTGCTTTCAATCTGCGATAGCATCCATTTTGTAGTTTGTTCTGTGAATATTTACCCCCAGTTCTTTTCTTTTGCAGCACAAACGGTGGGTAACATTGACCCTGGAACTGCAGGAAGTGCTCATGCTGGTGGTACACAAAGCCAGGAAAGCCAGCCTGGTTCAACTTCTGCACATCATGTACTTCCTACTGCAGCATTGCTAGCTGAAACCATGCACTCTACTAGACAACTTCTTGTTGACCTGGCTGGAGAATTGCTATCTGTAAGTTGCATCTTTCAAAGCCTTCTGGGTTTCAAGTAGCTGATGCAAAATGCTAGTAGTCGTTATCATTTTAGCAAGCTGTTTTTGTTTATTCTTGTTCAGCTGAGAATGCCGTTTATTTAGTTCTTTGCCTATTCCCTTAGAAGCGGACCTCAGGTTTTGATTCCAGCTATTCAAATGATGCCATGTTGGTACAGCCGTTTTATTTTAATTGGATAATGAGCTGTACAAAAGATTTTATGTTTATACTGAGTAACCTATTTAGCTACAAAACTGAATTTGACGTTTGAATGTGTTAACTTCTTCAACGCGGCGTCAAAATGAATTAATGTATTGTGTGTTATGATATGGCACTTCAATATGAATTAATGTATTGTGTATTTGGCTGATACAGGTTTACTTGTTGATTCTGTTTGCTGTTTATATATTAAGTTACTAAAATTATCAATTTTTACATCACTTACCTGTGTTTGAAGTCTGGAATTTGAAATCATGTTATCATTCTAGCAACTCTCGACGCAATTGGGAGATCTTGGGAATGTAAGTGACTCCACAACACGGAGGAACCTTCAACAGAGTGCAATGAGACAAGGTGTTCTCCTCCAGAGTCTTGGTTCATTACTTCTAGAACTTGGTCGCACCACAATGACGCTTCGTATCAATCCCGCACCTGTAGGTTTCTGTGACAACTATGTTTACCTCATTTCAGATTGGAAACGATTTTGTATTTGTACTTCTGCGCTGACCCATTTACTATTTTCAGTCAGAAGCGGTTGTAAATTCTGGACCAGCTGTTTTTATATCCCCATCTGGGCCAAACCCTCTAATGGTTCCTGTGAGTTTTTAAATCTTAATTTAGAATTAATAAATAGAGAAGGCATGTATCCTGTTTATCCATTTGCTAACTAATTTCTGTCCAGCCTGTTCCGTTTTTTCCAGGACCAAGATCTGTCCAAATGGGTCAGATGTTTTCTAGTCTTGGTTCGCAAGGCTCTGTTCTACACCCAAGAGATGCTGATATCCATATCCGTACAAGTGAGTAATGCTTCCCTCTGTTGATTCAGTTTTCCTTTTGGAGCATTATCGGTGTGTGAATTTCATTTTTTGCTTTGTTATGTACCGAAGGTCTGTTCAGCTATCATCATACCTTAAGTTAGTTGATGGTGGAACTGTGGAAACACGAGTTCTGAGAGTCGAGCAGTGTTGATATTGTGCAGACGGGAGTCCTAACTTAGCAGACTGAGTAATCAGTACATGTAGGGTGAATGTGTCACTTAAAAGTTTCAGTTGTCACAACCTCTAGCTGATAATGGTTTGAAATTACCAAATTGTTGTAAGAGCCAGTTCAGAAGTGCAGATCGGGGGTGGTTTAGATCTTTGATGTCTTATCTGGTATATTATATCAATCAGAACATGCAGGGTGGGCGTGTTGATTCAGAGTTAGATTTAAGAATTCATGACGCTTGCTTTTAGCAATTAATGGGGGTATGCTAAACTTGATGCAGTTAGTAAGCACGGATTGGGATCTGGTTTTATCAATTTATGGTTTTATACTAAACTTTGTGCCAGATGCAAGCATATATTGGGATTGGGAATTATTTAGAGCTGAGGTAGTATTGTCATATTAAATAGATCAGAACAAGCAGAATAGGGTGTGTCAATTTAAAGTTAAATAATTGAATCAGGAGAGAGTTTTTTCTGTCCCTGTGGCTTGTGATTTCCCTCCCCTATTTCTGATATAAATACTTATCTCTTTTGCATATCTTGTATGGGTCTCTCTTCTGGTTTGACttgaaagaataaataaataattgATGCATCTGGGATAACTGCCTGGCGTGTTCATTTTTCCTTCTGTTGTTATTTTGGTTGATGATAATGGTTAAATGCCAGTCTTTTTGGATGTTAGGTGGGTCTGTGCCTGTAGCCAGTACTAACCCAAGTGAATCGGTTGGGGCACAGCAAGCACAAGAACATACAGATAGAACTGGCAATGCTTCACATTCAAACGCTAGAGAAGCATTTGCACGAGTTGCAGGTGGTGCTCCTTTTGCTGTTGGGTCTGGAGTTAGACTATTGCCACTTAGGACAGCTGGTGCTGTGCCTGCTGGCATCAGTCGCTCTCCATCGGGTTCTTCTAGTGGAGGAGTTGGTGTTATCATTCCAATGATCACCAGAGTTCATCAAAGAGTAAATTCTAATGGTAGCGGTGCACGAAATGGTCAAACTTCAAATGAACCTCATAGTGACACCCATGCTAATCTGCAACCGAATCCTCAGCCACCTCAAGCACGTGAAGCAGGTGAATGAGTTTCCTTACTTTCATCTGTGTTGTTTTCGTCCTTTTCAATTGTTGTGCTATTTGTTCTTTAAATCTGGAGTTTCTGTTAGGGGTTTAATCTGGTTGGGTGGCGCCATATTCTTGGGGCCCAATTTATGCTATTGAAAATTTGTTCCTCTAGCAGACTCACGGCTAATGCAATCCTGAACCTGGGTCCTGTCAATGCCCACTGATCCTCATACCTTGTTGGATTTGGACAGTTGTTTTTTTGAGAAGATATTTGGACAGTTTTTGTTGGCTGCAGCTCGGATTCGGACCATAGTTCTCATCGATTCGAATAATATTGTGAAGGCGGGGGATGTTAAAGGGATATGGGTGCCATGTCGATGGTAACAACTGCCATCAAATGAAGTCTGTCCCATAGGTTTACATTGTGGGTGTGCTTGTCAGCCTGTTCACTGACAGGTCAACAAGTTGCTTTTTTTTCTTGAGTATTATCATGGCGTGGTCGCTTTGCTTTCTGAATGTGAACTTTTCCGAATATTGCAGGTGGAAATGTTTACACAAAAACGCTTACAATCATTTCTAGTTTCTACCCTGAACTAATATCTGTAACATAAAATAAAATGCCAGGTGATTTCCCCCCTAAAGAGATCAAACTGATGGTAACTTTTTTTTCTGACAAAAAACTGACATTACCATATGTATGACCATATATGATTTTAACAAATGCTGTTAGGATATGAGGGCAATATCTGACTAAATCTGATTAGTTTCTACCTGAGTTGGCACTACTTTTGCATGCCATTCCTTGATGATTCTTCATTCGGTATTCTGGTCCACATGTTGACATTTTGGTGTTCCGAAAGACAAGGCTTTAATCATGAATGGATTTTTTAGGTAATCTGGGACATCCTGTCGAGGTCAATGTGGGGAACAGTTCTCAGGCTTCCCATGGTCAGCAGAATGGCCAGGGTCCTTTTTCTCAGTTGGTGGACAGTCTCCAGTGGATTGGATCACTGTTTTCTGGAGAAAATCCCCCAGCAAACGTTTCAAGTCAGCATGCACCAGCGGCTTCTGCTGAGCCGGTAGATGCTAGAACAGTGGCCAGCGACGAGGGGATACGCTTTGCTAACTTGGTCAGGCAAATTATGCCACATATCTCCCAGGTTGAAAACCAGTCTCAAAGCACCCCAGCAGACACCAGCAGTACTCCTTCACAGGCAAATGCAATCCCTATTTCTGTTAGTAACTTCATAAATAGTATC from Triticum aestivum cultivar Chinese Spring chromosome 3B, IWGSC CS RefSeq v2.1, whole genome shotgun sequence includes these protein-coding regions:
- the LOC123068678 gene encoding ubiquitin-like domain-containing protein CIP73 isoform X2, coding for MECNSSDVQMSHCAEGSETTIEIKIKTLDSQTYNLRVNKCVPIPLLKDKIATVTGVLSEQQRLICRGRVLKDDELLSAYHVEDGHTLHLVVRQPGQPAASGNAGNEASVPNSTRRHGRTVRSIVLEAVDLDQGSEFSSIAQILQSMLTSPQVQGGSAPSDTRPSEPMQSSFPNDVRVELDQQQASLHFPEAAVGSSMPNVIPDSVSTISQYINFMRDSFRREGFNGNAQTVGNIDPGTAGSAHAGGTQSQESQPGSTSAHHVLPTAALLAETMHSTRQLLVDLAGELLSQLSTQLGDLGNVSDSTTRRNLQQSAMRQGVLLQSLGSLLLELGRTTMTLRINPAPSEAVVNSGPAVFISPSGPNPLMVPPVPFFPGPRSVQMGQMFSSLGSQGSVLHPRDADIHIRTSNLGHPVEVNVGNSSQASHGQQNGQGPFSQLVDSLQWIGSLFSGENPPANVSSQHAPAASAEPVDARTVASDEGIRFANLVRQIMPHISQVENQSQSTPADTSSTPSQAAVPESANGSRDGPSDSRNSRQHSRDPVEGPNSKRQRRMSE
- the LOC123068678 gene encoding ubiquitin-like domain-containing protein CIP73 isoform X1 — its product is MECNSSDVQMSHCAEGSETTIEIKIKTLDSQTYNLRVNKCVPIPLLKDKIATVTGVLSEQQRLICRGRVLKDDELLSAYHVEDGHTLHLVVRQPGQPAASGNAGNEASVPNSTRRHGRTVRSIVLEAVDLDQGSEFSSIAQILQSMLTSPQVQGGSAPSDTRPSEPMQSSFPNDVRVELDQQQASLHFPEAAVGSSMPNVIPDSVSTISQYINFMRDSFRREGFNGNAQTVGNIDPGTAGSAHAGGTQSQESQPGSTSAHHVLPTAALLAETMHSTRQLLVDLAGELLSQLSTQLGDLGNVSDSTTRRNLQQSAMRQGVLLQSLGSLLLELGRTTMTLRINPAPSEAVVNSGPAVFISPSGPNPLMVPPVPFFPGPRSVQMGQMFSSLGSQGSVLHPRDADIHIRTSGSVPVASTNPSESVGAQQAQEHTDRTGNASHSNAREAFARVAGGAPFAVGSGVRLLPLRTAGAVPAGISRSPSGSSSGGVGVIIPMITRVHQRVNSNGSGARNGQTSNEPHSDTHANLQPNPQPPQAREAGNLGHPVEVNVGNSSQASHGQQNGQGPFSQLVDSLQWIGSLFSGENPPANVSSQHAPAASAEPVDARTVASDEGIRFANLVRQIMPHISQVENQSQSTPADTSSTPSQAAVPESANGSRDGPSDSRNSRQHSRDPVEGPNSKRQRRMSE